Within the Acidobacteriota bacterium genome, the region AACCGAGTTTCGCGAAGCCTATAACACGGGTGACGTGGAACGCCTGCTCGGCGTTTTCGCCGATTCCTTTACCGACATGTCAGAAGGCGAGGCCAGCTTCTACGGTGCAGAAGCAAAAACAGCGCTGCGATGGCGTGTCACCAATCTTTTCCGAGAGTACAACGCCGAAATCGAGGTCATCATTATTGCCGTTGTCGTGCTCGGTGAGACCGCGTATGACTGGGGATGGCACAACCTCACTCTGATTCCCAAATCGGGTGGCGAGCCAGTCATTCAACGTTCCAGATACTGTGAAATTTGGCAGAAAACTGATGCTGGCAAGTGGCAGATTCGGATCTTCATTGATAACACGGATCACCACCCAGAAATGCTGGCGGAGGAAGCTAGTGCTTGGGCAGGTTCTGAGCCAATCGCTGCTTCAGGCGTTCGCTGAAGCCTCTCGGCAGATCGAAGGTTTTGCCATCAGCGACTAGACCAACCACGTTGCGAGTACCATCCAGAATCGCAGAACAGTGGGCGCAGCTCTTGAAATGAGCCGACATGCGCTCGCGCAGAGCTGGATCGAGATCACCGTCAATGTAATTGGAGATCTCTTTCCAGACGTGCACGCAGCTAATCTCGATAACCGTCATTAAAAGGGTCTGACCTTTTTATAAGATGCACTACCACTTACCCACGATCCGTCATATCCAGGTGCCAACGCGTCACGCATCTGGAGCCGAGCGCGCAATAATCTTGTGCGCACGAGCGCTTCATTAAGGCCCAAAGCTTCGGCCGTCTCACGGACATTCAGTCCTTGCACATCCCGCAGAATAAAGACTTCCCTGTACATGGGCTTCAGCGAGCTGATCGCTCGCGACAGGGCTGTCTTGAGTTCGTTCTGTTCGAGAGCTTCGGACGGAATCTCTCGCCAATCTGCGTAGTCACAGGGAAAATAATCGCCGGATTCGTCTTGATAACCCTCATCTATGGAGTCGTAGAGAGCCTTTCGATCCTTACGGCGGCGCATACGCGCTTCATTCACTGCGATCTGGACCAGCCATGTACTAAATTTGCACTCGCCTCGGAACTGATCAAGCCGTGAGTACGCTTTCAGAAAGGCTTCTTGCGCGACGTCCTCGGCGTCAGCCTCATTCGCCAGGACCGAGTACGCAGCTGAGAAGACCGCCCGCTGATAAGCCTCAATGAGCTGGTAAAAGAGCTCTGACTCTCCAGCCTTAACGCGCTCGATCAGCGCTTGCTCCGACAGAGTTGGTGCGGTACTCGCCATGGCAATTGCAGAAAGGGGTTCGTGCCTACCCGATCGTTGTGTTCTTAATTTGCCTAAGCATATCTCATGTTTGGCGCTCGCGAGCAATCTTCTGAAACATTCGCTTCAGCTATGAATCGCATGCCTTGTGTGGGAATCTCAAGCTGTAAGTGTCCGGGCCTGACCCATTGCGGATGTGAGCTGGTCGGCTTCCGGCCTGACGAGATTTTGTTCTGGAAATGAAGGAAAGTGTTGATCATTGAAATTAGCTGCCGCGCCCTTCGGAAACTTGTCTCGTCCTTTATCGACGGCGACTTGGAACCCGAACTTCGAACGCAACTAGAGGAGCACTTGCGCAAGTGCCACCACTGCAGGGCTCTGGTGCAGGGAACCGAGAACGTAATCCGCCTCGTGGCCGACGATCGAACGTTTGAATTGCCCTCCGGATTCGGTGAACGATTGCGAAAAAGCCTCGATAAGCTCACGCGCTAAGCTCGTCTCATTTTGGATCATCAACTACAAGCAACATTTCTATAAACCCTGAAACATTAGCGCTCCTTCGAACTCTCATGCGTTGAGTGAAGTTTATCGATGCATCGAGGTAAAGACATGAGCAGCATTCGATCCAGAGCGACAGGCGTGTACACCGCGTTTGCGAACGCCACCAACTACTTGCAGTCACCACTTCTTCTTGTCGTGCGTCTGTACTGGGGATGGCAATTCTTCCAAACCGGATGGGGAAAACTGCAGGACATCCCCAAAGTTGTGGACTTCTTCACCAGTCTCGGCCTTCCGTTTCCGAACGTCACTGCCTATGTTGTAGGAACCAGCGAGTGTGTCGGTGGAATCCTGCTGTTCCTTGGGCTGGGATCGCGACTGATCTCGCTTCCATTGCTTGCTGACATGCTGGGAGCTTATGTAACCGCAGATCGCGAAGCCCTGCGCGCAATTTTTTCAGAGCCAGGCAAGTTTTACGCGGCAGATCCGTACACGTTCTTGTTCGCGGCGCTTCTGATACTCGTCTTCGGGCCAGGAAAGATCTCGGTCGACGCGTTAATTGGACGACTGATCGGACGAGAGAAACGAGTTTTCATCAATGCCGCGTCGGCAGTTGGGCTGGGCGGTAAAGGTTTTTGCAGCCGCGTCACTTGTGCTGCCGACGCGAATCTGAAACAGCCGGGTTTTGCGGAGTCGTTTTCTCCACTCACTGACTGCATGATCGTGATCTCGGCATCCGCGCTCAATTGAGTTGCAACGCCATTCAGATAGCGGAGCTCTTCGTTGCCCATGGAGACGTCTACGTGCTCTCTGATTTCTCCTTGCTCGTTCAGCAGGCGGGCGGAAGCTCTGAGTAGCTGGTCCCACCTGGCAGAGACCTCCGCCCCAGCGTGCTGCGTTCTCTACCTTCAGGCTGCGCCGGCGGCTGCTTCCTTCACCTGCACAAGCGGCACGTTCACGAGATGCTCGCTGACGAACCATACCTGTAGCTCATTGGTACGCAGAACCTGGCTGATCAGAAGATCGTTGGTTCCATCATCCCCCAAATCGGAAGCACGTCGAGCCAGCTTGCGGACTTCACCAATGATCACCTGATGTGCATCGAGCAGACGCGAGAGCTGCACCGGAACGACTTCGCGTCCTCGCGGAGGACGATCGATCTGCGTGGTCTCCGCGATGTCGGCTGCCATGGCGATGCTCACGCCTCCGAGCAACTGAATGCGCTCAGCAATCGCGTCCACGAGTTCTACCTGTTCGTCGTAATGTTTATCAAAAAGCAGATGGAGCTGATAA harbors:
- a CDS encoding DNA starvation/stationary phase protection protein; this encodes MPTKRNNHRSTTKISAQPRLHQSANEIQAYGTVNHLLPLELEEPVRLEITAQLNQLLADTMTLRDLYKKSHWQTAGPTFYQLHLLFDKHYDEQVELVDAIAERIQLLGGVSIAMAADIAETTQIDRPPRGREVVPVQLSRLLDAHQVIIGEVRKLARRASDLGDDGTNDLLISQVLRTNELQVWFVSEHLVNVPLVQVKEAAAGAA
- a CDS encoding DoxX family protein — protein: MSSIRSRATGVYTAFANATNYLQSPLLLVVRLYWGWQFFQTGWGKLQDIPKVVDFFTSLGLPFPNVTAYVVGTSECVGGILLFLGLGSRLISLPLLADMLGAYVTADREALRAIFSEPGKFYAADPYTFLFAALLILVFGPGKISVDALIGRLIGREKRVFINAASAVGLGGKGFCSRVTCAADANLKQPGFAESFSPLTDCMIVISASALN
- a CDS encoding RNA polymerase subunit sigma-70; its protein translation is MASTAPTLSEQALIERVKAGESELFYQLIEAYQRAVFSAAYSVLANEADAEDVAQEAFLKAYSRLDQFRGECKFSTWLVQIAVNEARMRRRKDRKALYDSIDEGYQDESGDYFPCDYADWREIPSEALEQNELKTALSRAISSLKPMYREVFILRDVQGLNVRETAEALGLNEALVRTRLLRARLQMRDALAPGYDGSWVSGSASYKKVRPF